Proteins found in one uncultured Campylobacter sp. genomic segment:
- a CDS encoding nucleotide sugar dehydrogenase: MKIAIIGLGYVGLPLAAAFAAKHEVVGFDVSQERIDELRGGHDRTLELSDKELAAAIQNGLKFSAKLDDMRQSNFYIVCVPTPVDRLNRPDLTPLIKASESVGAVLKKGDIVVYESTVYPGATEEDCVPVLQRVSGLKFNRDFFCGYSPERINPGDKIHTVTKIKKIVSASTPEALDVVDSVYLSILQNGTFRASSIKVAEAAKVIENTQRDINIGFINELAILFGKLGINTNDVIDAAATKWNFLSFRPGLVGGHCIGIDPYYLAQKATEVGYHPEIILSSRRINDNMGSYVATEVVKMMIKYDEKVKGAKVLILGLTFKENCPDTRNTRVVDMINELKNFGCEVSVYDPWASAADAKRYYDIDLLQKPDLRKFDCVVIAVAHKQFFELDYAGSLVYDVKNVYKGAQGKL; the protein is encoded by the coding sequence ATGAAAATAGCGATAATCGGACTTGGCTACGTGGGGCTTCCTTTGGCGGCGGCGTTTGCGGCGAAACACGAGGTCGTAGGCTTTGACGTCTCGCAAGAGCGCATAGACGAGCTGCGCGGCGGGCACGATCGCACGCTGGAGCTTAGCGACAAGGAGCTTGCTGCGGCGATTCAAAACGGGCTAAAATTTAGCGCCAAGCTAGATGATATGAGGCAGAGTAATTTTTATATCGTGTGCGTGCCTACGCCCGTAGATAGGCTAAATCGCCCCGATCTTACGCCGCTAATCAAGGCCAGCGAAAGCGTCGGAGCCGTGCTTAAAAAGGGCGACATCGTCGTATATGAAAGCACCGTCTATCCGGGCGCTACGGAGGAGGACTGCGTACCGGTGCTGCAGCGCGTAAGCGGGCTAAAATTTAACCGCGATTTTTTCTGCGGATATTCACCCGAGCGGATCAATCCCGGCGATAAAATTCACACCGTCACTAAGATCAAAAAGATCGTCTCGGCAAGCACCCCGGAGGCTTTAGACGTCGTAGATAGCGTCTATCTTAGCATCCTGCAAAACGGCACCTTTCGCGCCAGCAGCATCAAGGTCGCCGAGGCTGCAAAGGTGATCGAAAACACCCAGCGCGACATCAATATCGGCTTTATCAACGAGCTTGCGATCCTGTTCGGCAAGCTCGGTATCAACACCAACGACGTCATCGACGCAGCGGCTACGAAGTGGAATTTCTTAAGCTTCCGTCCCGGGCTCGTAGGCGGACACTGCATCGGCATCGATCCGTATTATCTGGCGCAGAAGGCAACCGAGGTGGGCTATCACCCCGAAATCATCCTCTCAAGCCGCCGCATTAACGACAATATGGGAAGCTACGTCGCTACGGAGGTCGTCAAGATGATGATAAAATACGACGAAAAGGTAAAGGGCGCGAAGGTCTTGATCTTGGGGCTGACGTTTAAAGAAAACTGCCCCGACACCCGCAATACGCGCGTCGTGGATATGATAAACGAGCTTAAAAATTTCGGCTGCGAAGTAAGCGTCTATGATCCTTGGGCGAGCGCCGCCGACGCCAAGAGATACTACGACATCGATCTGCTGCAAAAGCCCGACTTGCGCAAATTTGACTGCGTCGTAATCGCCGTGGCGCATAAGCAATTTTTCGAGCTTGATTATGCGGGTTCGCTGGTTTACGACGTAAAAAACGTCTATAAAGGCGCACAAGGAAAGCTCTGA
- a CDS encoding ankyrin repeat domain-containing protein, whose translation MKTLLKIIKNILKSIPYIVIVLIAIVLALKFGIGLRFTSTSSHYTVTANTKVDPNSELAKYVTQKEINAVGYRYWDIDEEEVRDNPTMELLRRSLKSKDTDKILKFMQDNNISVDTPLHFGVTPLMYASFYDDEKTAKKLIEMGADPHKKDNYELSPMAYAMENNATKSVKLLLDSGVKFDEVEIVQETYGIRDVENWIDSVSFDENATPIIHYRTKEVLFSGGGEPYYFISHLVRNNMYDIMKMVLESGYRPYTYSTFNMGEVSVSNKLEEIPSYRNIKNTHKEYGVEEFRLYKSVYGDLLDVPEPGAMIDLLLQYDIGGIPNDEFLKRMYDDKCYEAYRYDIAVGYYKMGSMFDSAFLQKHCSDKNATFKNIKEYILFVVGQKKIDKIEFAANRKHIKNPNFHISKEEVERLTNDYKEYKRNLFSKEAEDQKSKAMQPAAK comes from the coding sequence TTGAAGACCTTGCTTAAAATCATAAAAAACATTTTAAAAAGCATTCCTTATATAGTTATTGTTCTCATCGCCATTGTTTTAGCGTTAAAATTTGGAATCGGCTTAAGATTTACATCAACCTCCTCTCACTATACCGTCACTGCAAATACCAAAGTAGATCCTAACTCCGAGCTAGCTAAATATGTAACGCAAAAGGAGATAAACGCAGTTGGCTATAGATATTGGGATATAGACGAAGAGGAGGTTAGAGATAATCCCACGATGGAACTTTTGCGCAGGAGCTTAAAATCAAAAGATACGGATAAAATTTTAAAATTTATGCAGGATAATAATATAAGCGTAGATACCCCTCTTCATTTCGGCGTTACCCCTTTGATGTATGCTAGCTTTTACGATGACGAAAAAACCGCAAAAAAGCTGATAGAGATGGGTGCCGATCCTCATAAGAAAGATAATTACGAGCTATCCCCTATGGCATACGCTATGGAAAATAACGCCACTAAGTCGGTCAAGCTTTTGCTAGATAGCGGAGTTAAGTTTGACGAAGTAGAGATCGTGCAGGAAACTTACGGGATTAGAGATGTCGAAAACTGGATAGATTCTGTAAGCTTTGACGAAAACGCTACGCCGATCATACATTACCGCACCAAAGAGGTTCTTTTTAGCGGCGGAGGCGAGCCGTATTATTTTATCAGCCACCTAGTTAGAAACAATATGTACGATATAATGAAAATGGTACTAGAGAGCGGCTATAGACCGTATACCTACTCCACTTTCAATATGGGAGAGGTCTCCGTTTCAAATAAACTAGAGGAGATACCGAGCTATAGAAACATAAAGAATACCCATAAAGAGTATGGGGTAGAGGAGTTTAGGCTTTATAAATCGGTATATGGCGATCTGTTAGACGTGCCCGAGCCCGGAGCTATGATAGATCTACTTTTGCAATACGATATAGGCGGAATCCCAAACGATGAATTTTTAAAAAGAATGTATGATGATAAGTGCTATGAAGCATATAGGTATGATATAGCCGTAGGATACTATAAAATGGGAAGTATGTTTGACTCGGCATTTTTACAAAAACATTGTTCCGACAAGAACGCTACCTTTAAAAATATCAAAGAGTATATACTATTTGTAGTAGGGCAAAAAAAAATCGATAAAATCGAATTTGCAGCAAATAGAAAGCATATAAAAAACCCCAACTTCCATATATCTAAAGAGGAAGTCGAGAGGCTAACTAACGACTATAAAGAATATAAAAGAAATTTATTTAGTAAAGAAGCGGAAGATCAAAAGAGTAAGGCTATGCAACCCGCTGCGAAATAA
- the hemH gene encoding ferrochelatase, producing MKKALILLNMGGPNNLSEVEVFLKNMFNDPFILGIKSDFWRSVLAALIVKSRTSSARSNYEKLGGRSPICSITEALCERVNELARAKLGAGLKFEGAADAGAANEPPQNISLQSKPLQDVPTQGEPLQNEAPQDEKPIDELICDYAMNYTPPFAEDVFKKYADFDEIILMPLYPHFSKTTVQSSLCSAEAALKRLDIKNYKIADIFYDSTAYNEILLNLIAGCVAKFNADEISQISLIFSAHSLPIKMVAAGDPYEGQVEAHVEILKDLLAARGIKFKEIILAYQSRLGPVKWLEPNVADVLRDLQSKKALIFPIAFCVDNSETDFELDIFYRARARELGYEYYEVCKCPNSREDFAKFILAQAL from the coding sequence ATGAAAAAAGCCCTAATTTTGCTCAACATGGGCGGTCCGAACAATCTGAGTGAGGTTGAAGTTTTTTTAAAAAATATGTTTAACGACCCCTTTATTTTAGGCATTAAAAGTGATTTTTGGCGTAGCGTTTTAGCCGCACTCATCGTAAAAAGCAGAACTTCATCGGCACGTAGCAACTACGAAAAACTGGGCGGACGCTCGCCGATATGCTCCATCACCGAAGCACTTTGCGAGCGGGTAAATGAACTAGCGCGAGCAAAATTAGGCGCGGGTTTAAAATTTGAAGGCGCGGCGGATGCGGGCGCCGCGAATGAGCCGCCGCAAAACATTTCATTGCAGAGCAAGCCGCTGCAAGACGTCCCGACGCAGGGCGAGCCGCTGCAAAACGAGGCGCCGCAGGATGAAAAACCGATAGACGAGCTAATTTGCGATTATGCGATGAATTACACGCCGCCTTTTGCGGAGGATGTGTTTAAAAAATATGCGGATTTTGACGAGATAATTTTGATGCCTTTGTATCCGCACTTCTCAAAAACTACGGTGCAATCGAGCCTGTGTTCTGCCGAGGCGGCGCTTAAACGGCTCGATATAAAAAATTATAAAATAGCGGACATCTTCTACGACAGCACCGCTTACAACGAAATTTTACTAAATTTAATTGCGGGATGCGTCGCAAAATTTAACGCAGATGAAATTTCGCAAATTTCGCTCATATTTTCTGCGCATTCACTGCCGATAAAAATGGTCGCCGCGGGCGATCCTTACGAGGGGCAGGTAGAAGCGCACGTGGAAATTTTAAAAGATCTGCTAGCTGCGCGCGGGATTAAATTTAAAGAGATTATTTTGGCGTATCAATCGCGCCTTGGCCCCGTGAAGTGGCTAGAGCCCAATGTCGCGGACGTTTTGCGGGATCTGCAGAGCAAAAAAGCGCTCATATTTCCGATCGCGTTTTGCGTAGATAACTCGGAAACCGATTTTGAGCTGGATATTTTTTATCGAGCTAGGGCGCGCGAGCTGGGTTATGAATACTACGAAGTGTGCAAATGCCCGAACTCCCGCGAGGATTTCGCGAAATTTATACTCGCGCAGGCGCTGTAA
- a CDS encoding Gfo/Idh/MocA family oxidoreductase has translation MKKKIAIIGMGELGQKHFSELRRSDYFELVALYHKGSSENFGPRYPIFDNLTDLFNVAKPDAVVITAPPPSHKELILKCLPFTKNIFVESPLAQSLAEAREINYAVTTNGTRLAVGYSDRYNPVIVSLLRELAKGDKIFSMSFVSGFANDDRADIVANALFRDIDLVRLLSHSEIACIELSKNISKERTLAACATLHTKSGCYCTLMQSNLYPIRRHGIEICTDSGVYFGDLISITLFKITPDGRVNLRVDRDDFSLRREHEAFCAMCDSSANAGLASVEDAIKIREIIS, from the coding sequence ATGAAAAAAAAGATAGCGATCATAGGCATGGGCGAGCTTGGTCAAAAGCACTTCAGCGAGCTAAGAAGGAGCGATTATTTCGAGCTTGTAGCGCTTTATCATAAGGGCAGCAGTGAAAATTTCGGCCCGCGCTATCCGATTTTTGATAATCTAACCGATCTTTTTAACGTCGCTAAGCCCGACGCCGTAGTCATCACGGCTCCCCCGCCATCGCATAAAGAGCTGATTTTAAAATGCCTGCCGTTTACCAAAAATATCTTTGTAGAATCTCCGCTCGCACAAAGCCTAGCCGAAGCCAGAGAGATAAATTACGCAGTCACTACTAACGGCACGCGCCTAGCCGTAGGCTACTCCGACCGCTACAATCCAGTAATCGTATCCTTGCTACGCGAGCTTGCCAAGGGGGATAAAATTTTTTCAATGAGCTTTGTAAGCGGTTTTGCAAACGATGATAGAGCAGATATCGTCGCCAATGCCCTTTTTAGAGATATCGATCTTGTGCGGCTGCTTTCTCACAGCGAGATCGCCTGCATAGAACTTAGCAAAAATATCTCTAAAGAGCGCACTCTAGCCGCATGCGCGACGCTTCACACAAAAAGCGGCTGCTATTGCACGTTAATGCAGTCCAATCTCTATCCGATTAGACGCCACGGTATCGAAATTTGCACCGACAGCGGCGTATATTTCGGCGATCTAATATCAATAACTCTTTTTAAAATTACGCCTGACGGGCGCGTAAATCTGCGCGTCGATCGCGATGACTTTTCGCTACGGCGTGAACACGAAGCGTTTTGCGCGATGTGCGACAGCAGCGCTAACGCAGGTCTTGCAAGCGTCGAGGATGCGATAAAAATCAGAGAAATCATCTCATGA
- the alaS gene encoding alanine--tRNA ligase codes for MDIRSEYLNFFASKGHQIIPSAPLVPDDDSLLFTNAGMVPFKSIFTGAVPRPTPPIRTSCQTCIRAGGKHNDLDNVGYTARHHTFFEMLGNFSFGEYFKEQAIAYAWEFITEILKLPKDKLYVTVHEKDDEAYEFWARHIAQERIYRFGDHDNFWAMGDTGPCGPCSEIFYDQGEEHFHSPEDYMGGDGDRFLEIWNLVFMQYERSKDGKLSPLPKPSIDTGMGLERVTAIKEGKFSNYDSSLFMPLIDEVAKLCGKPYVYESGASYRVIADHIRSVTFLLAQGTNFNREGRGYVLRRILRRAVRHGYLLGIKEPFMYRLVDKVCELMGGHYAYLNEKKQAVKEQIKLEEERFFATLANGIELFNEELARTKEIFSGEVAFKLYDTYGFPLDLTADMLREKNLRVDEAKFDALMSEQRQIAKAAWKGSGDKNVRGDFKALLEKFGENKFSGYEELSRTSKVLALLNEDFAEVDELKAGDIGWAMFDVTPFYAQSGGQTGDSGEVESIADVFDTQKFYGLNLSHLRLNRNLKIGDIVGLKVSEEREQIARHHSATHLLHAALRAVLGAHIAQAGSLVEADRLRFDFSHPKALSDEELAKIEEFVNNAVCKGCAAKTEIMDIDDAKNSGAIALFGEKYGSKVRVVSFGEISKELCGGIHVRNLSEIGPFFIVKESGVSAGVRRIEAVCSRAALNLALQNRAKLAEISAELKGIEPLRAIEKLKDEIRSLKDQIKYASSSHALAFLNVGDTKLCVASVESGDIKTMIDEFKNSHEKAAIMLMQVGTDGKISIAAGVKNAPIKAGEWVKLAAQILGGGGGGRDDFATAGGRDVLKIEEAIKEAISYAKGKI; via the coding sequence ATGGATATTAGAAGCGAATATTTAAATTTCTTTGCAAGCAAGGGGCATCAGATCATCCCTAGCGCGCCGTTGGTGCCGGATGATGATAGCTTGCTGTTTACAAACGCGGGCATGGTGCCGTTTAAAAGCATATTTACTGGAGCCGTTCCGCGCCCGACGCCGCCTATCCGCACGAGCTGTCAGACCTGCATCCGCGCTGGCGGCAAACACAACGACCTAGACAACGTCGGCTACACCGCGCGCCATCATACGTTTTTTGAGATGCTTGGAAATTTCAGCTTCGGCGAGTATTTTAAAGAGCAGGCAATCGCCTATGCGTGGGAGTTTATCACTGAAATTTTAAAGCTTCCAAAAGACAAACTCTACGTTACCGTGCACGAAAAGGACGACGAAGCTTACGAGTTCTGGGCGCGCCACATAGCGCAGGAGCGCATATATCGCTTCGGCGATCACGATAACTTTTGGGCGATGGGCGATACCGGACCGTGCGGGCCGTGCAGCGAAATTTTTTACGATCAGGGTGAAGAACATTTTCACTCGCCCGAGGATTATATGGGCGGCGACGGCGATCGCTTTTTAGAGATTTGGAATTTAGTTTTCATGCAGTATGAGCGCAGCAAAGACGGCAAGCTTAGCCCGCTTCCAAAGCCTAGCATCGACACGGGCATGGGGCTTGAGCGCGTCACAGCGATTAAGGAGGGCAAATTTAGCAACTACGACAGCTCGCTTTTTATGCCGCTAATCGACGAGGTTGCAAAGCTTTGCGGCAAACCTTACGTTTATGAAAGTGGCGCAAGCTACCGCGTCATTGCTGATCATATCCGCTCGGTTACGTTTTTGCTAGCGCAGGGAACAAATTTTAATCGCGAGGGCAGGGGATATGTTTTGCGTAGAATTCTGCGTCGCGCCGTTCGCCACGGCTATTTGCTCGGTATAAAAGAGCCCTTTATGTATCGCCTTGTGGATAAAGTATGCGAGCTGATGGGTGGGCACTATGCCTATCTGAATGAGAAAAAGCAAGCCGTAAAGGAGCAGATTAAACTCGAAGAGGAGCGGTTTTTCGCCACTTTGGCAAACGGCATCGAGCTTTTTAACGAGGAGCTTGCGCGCACTAAAGAAATTTTTAGCGGCGAGGTCGCGTTTAAACTATACGATACCTACGGCTTTCCGCTCGATCTGACCGCCGATATGCTGCGCGAGAAAAATTTGCGCGTGGATGAGGCTAAATTTGACGCGCTTATGAGCGAGCAAAGGCAGATAGCTAAAGCCGCATGGAAGGGCAGTGGCGATAAAAACGTCCGTGGCGATTTTAAGGCGCTGCTAGAGAAATTTGGTGAGAATAAATTTAGCGGTTACGAAGAGCTTAGTCGCACGAGCAAGGTTTTAGCACTGCTTAACGAGGATTTTGCGGAAGTGGATGAGCTCAAAGCCGGTGATATCGGCTGGGCGATGTTTGATGTCACTCCGTTTTATGCACAAAGCGGCGGTCAGACAGGAGATAGCGGCGAAGTGGAGTCCATAGCCGATGTGTTTGATACGCAGAAATTTTATGGGCTAAATTTATCTCACTTGCGCCTTAATCGTAACCTAAAAATCGGCGATATAGTCGGGCTTAAGGTTTCTGAGGAGCGTGAACAGATTGCACGTCATCACAGCGCGACGCACCTTTTGCACGCGGCGCTTCGTGCGGTGCTAGGGGCTCATATCGCTCAAGCAGGAAGCTTGGTTGAAGCGGACCGCTTAAGATTTGACTTCTCGCATCCTAAGGCACTTAGCGACGAGGAGCTAGCTAAAATCGAGGAATTTGTAAATAACGCCGTTTGCAAGGGCTGTGCGGCAAAAACTGAGATTATGGATATAGATGACGCTAAAAACAGCGGTGCAATCGCGCTTTTTGGCGAAAAATATGGCTCAAAAGTGCGCGTTGTGAGCTTCGGAGAGATTAGTAAGGAGCTTTGCGGCGGAATTCACGTGCGTAATTTAAGCGAGATAGGACCGTTTTTTATAGTTAAAGAAAGCGGCGTAAGTGCGGGTGTTAGGCGTATCGAGGCGGTTTGTTCGCGCGCCGCTTTAAATTTAGCGCTTCAAAATCGCGCTAAGCTTGCTGAAATTTCTGCGGAGCTAAAAGGGATTGAGCCTCTCCGCGCTATTGAGAAATTAAAAGATGAGATCAGATCGCTAAAAGATCAGATCAAGTATGCAAGCAGTTCTCATGCACTGGCTTTTCTAAATGTCGGTGATACTAAACTTTGCGTAGCCTCAGTCGAAAGCGGTGATATAAAAACTATGATAGATGAGTTTAAAAATAGCCACGAAAAGGCAGCGATAATGCTGATGCAAGTAGGCACCGACGGCAAAATTTCAATCGCAGCAGGTGTTAAAAACGCGCCGATCAAAGCTGGCGAGTGGGTTAAGCTCGCGGCGCAAATTTTAGGCGGCGGCGGCGGCGGACGCGATGATTTTGCGACCGCAGGCGGCAGGGACGTGCTAAAAATAGAAGAAGCGATCAAAGAGGCGATCTCTTACGCAAAAGGTAAAATTTGA
- the maf gene encoding septum formation inhibitor Maf, which translates to MIYLASSSPTRAQILKDNGVEFTQIPFNFDESGISKDDARTYAYRVVLAKKTQFFKIYKNYDRVLFADSSVLAGGEILGKARDEADALRMLRAQSGASCAVYTAMIFCSKALELSALSVASFEFAEFTEADLKGYIASGDWRGKAGAMSIEGFNEKYIKSSRGSKFTAMGLDLEILKRFIW; encoded by the coding sequence ATGATTTATTTAGCTTCCAGCTCGCCTACTAGAGCGCAAATTCTAAAGGATAACGGCGTAGAATTTACGCAAATTCCTTTTAATTTCGACGAAAGCGGCATTAGTAAGGACGATGCACGCACCTATGCTTACCGCGTTGTCTTGGCCAAGAAAACGCAGTTTTTTAAAATTTATAAAAATTATGATAGAGTGCTGTTTGCCGATAGTTCCGTGCTTGCTGGCGGCGAAATTTTAGGCAAGGCGCGTGATGAAGCGGACGCGTTAAGGATGCTGCGAGCTCAAAGCGGTGCTAGCTGCGCCGTTTATACTGCGATGATTTTTTGCAGTAAGGCGCTAGAGCTTTCGGCACTTAGCGTCGCAAGCTTTGAATTTGCGGAATTTACTGAAGCGGATTTAAAAGGTTATATCGCTAGCGGTGATTGGCGCGGCAAGGCGGGTGCGATGAGTATCGAAGGCTTTAACGAAAAATATATCAAAAGCTCGCGTGGGTCAAAATTCACGGCGATGGGGCTTGATCTGGAAATTTTAAAGAGGTTTATATGGTAA
- a CDS encoding PBP1A family penicillin-binding protein, whose product MVRVLFSFITVCAFAAGGIFLYFYSQIRLESDSIIDYHPELTTKIYDRNGNLIANVFNEQNRIYVKFDEIPGRVIEALVAIEDTAFFEHGGVNVEAIFRAIIKDVKAMKFVEGASTITQQITRNLVLSSEKKLDRKIKEAILSLKIENALSKEQILERYFNEVYFGHGYYGIRTAALGYFKKDLQDLSLKEIAILVGLPKAPSSFDPTKHLDLSLSRANNVIYRMHELGWINKTEYELAMNEQPTIYNETLTQNAAPYAVDEIIKEAEKILPDVRTGGYRIDTSLDLKAQAMAQEALVFGYNEILKRNKDANASNVNGAMVVTHPQNGEILALVGGVDYAKSNFNRASQSQRQTGSSFKPFVYQIALDMGYSTMTEVPDIAREFDDGSDKTWKPKNYDKTYSGYITIKEALTRSRNLASINLMQSIGVDRAVKKLGEFGFKNVPPALSVAIGSYGISPLEYSTMYSMFPGLGITAKSKFIVSITDKDGKTRFIEPERRRVLRPEQAYLMTTLLKNIVQRGTGTRARVQGIDIAGKTGTSNDSIDAWFCGFTPDLQIIIWYGNDDYKPMRKVEGGGRTAAPVFARFLANYLKEYPQTKRNFTVPDGVFSSSYNGKEEYYTKISPLPKPRESSSDGSF is encoded by the coding sequence ATGGTAAGAGTTTTATTTAGTTTTATTACGGTTTGCGCGTTTGCTGCAGGCGGGATTTTTTTGTATTTTTATTCGCAAATCCGCTTGGAATCGGACTCGATCATAGATTATCATCCCGAGCTTACGACTAAAATTTATGACCGCAACGGCAATTTGATAGCCAACGTTTTCAATGAACAAAATAGAATTTACGTAAAATTTGACGAGATTCCAGGCCGCGTGATCGAGGCGCTCGTAGCTATCGAGGATACGGCGTTTTTCGAACATGGCGGCGTGAATGTCGAGGCGATTTTTAGGGCGATTATTAAAGATGTCAAAGCGATGAAATTTGTCGAAGGAGCTTCCACGATTACGCAGCAGATCACGCGAAATTTAGTTCTTTCTAGCGAAAAGAAGCTTGATCGCAAGATCAAAGAAGCGATCCTATCGCTTAAGATCGAAAATGCCCTAAGCAAGGAACAAATTTTAGAGCGTTACTTCAACGAAGTGTATTTCGGGCACGGATATTACGGCATCCGCACGGCGGCCTTGGGATATTTCAAAAAAGATTTGCAAGATTTAAGCCTTAAAGAGATCGCGATTTTAGTGGGCTTGCCGAAAGCTCCTAGCAGCTTTGATCCTACTAAGCACCTGGATTTGTCGCTTTCGCGCGCCAATAACGTGATTTATAGGATGCATGAGCTCGGCTGGATAAATAAGACCGAATATGAGCTTGCGATGAACGAGCAGCCTACGATCTACAACGAAACGCTCACGCAAAACGCAGCGCCGTATGCCGTAGATGAGATCATAAAAGAAGCGGAAAAAATTCTACCGGATGTCCGCACGGGCGGATACCGTATAGATACGAGTCTTGATCTAAAGGCGCAAGCGATGGCGCAAGAGGCATTAGTTTTCGGCTACAATGAAATTTTAAAGCGCAACAAAGACGCCAATGCAAGCAACGTAAACGGCGCTATGGTCGTCACGCATCCGCAAAATGGCGAAATTTTAGCCTTAGTAGGCGGCGTGGATTACGCGAAATCAAATTTCAATCGTGCCAGCCAATCCCAGCGCCAAACCGGCTCTAGTTTTAAGCCTTTCGTCTATCAAATTGCCCTTGATATGGGCTACTCGACGATGACTGAGGTGCCCGATATAGCTAGAGAATTCGACGACGGCAGCGATAAAACGTGGAAGCCGAAAAATTACGACAAGACTTACAGCGGCTATATCACGATCAAAGAAGCCTTAACTCGCTCGCGCAACCTTGCCTCGATCAATCTGATGCAATCTATCGGCGTTGATCGCGCGGTAAAAAAGCTGGGCGAGTTCGGCTTTAAAAACGTCCCGCCCGCCCTGTCGGTAGCTATTGGCAGCTACGGAATTTCGCCGCTTGAATACTCCACGATGTATTCGATGTTTCCGGGGCTTGGGATTACAGCAAAATCAAAATTTATCGTTTCGATTACCGATAAGGACGGCAAAACTCGCTTTATCGAGCCTGAGCGCCGCCGCGTGCTGCGCCCGGAGCAGGCATATCTGATGACTACACTACTAAAAAATATCGTGCAGCGCGGCACCGGTACTCGCGCACGCGTGCAAGGCATCGACATAGCGGGCAAAACAGGCACCTCAAACGATAGCATAGATGCATGGTTTTGCGGCTTTACGCCGGATTTACAGATCATAATCTGGTATGGCAACGACGATTATAAACCTATGCGAAAGGTCGAGGGCGGTGGGCGTACTGCAGCGCCTGTCTTTGCGCGCTTTTTAGCAAACTACCTCAAAGAGTATCCGCAAACTAAACGAAATTTCACGGTTCCAGACGGCGTCTTTAGCAGCTCATACAACGGCAAAGAGGAGTATTACACTAAAATTTCGCCGCTTCCTAAACCCCGCGAAAGTAGCAGTGACGGATCATTTTAA